A stretch of Anaerobiospirillum thomasii DNA encodes these proteins:
- the nagA gene encoding N-acetylglucosamine-6-phosphate deacetylase, with amino-acid sequence MKIINANVFNSDFRFEQKDVCIENGLFAQSTSDNEVIDAKDLYAIPSLVDIHFHGSMGYDFMDGTPEAVGTIARYQASIGVGAICPATMTMSEEDILKACENGKNFKAQDDMAELVGINMEGPFVSHQKVGAQNPAFVQKPSAELFRKAQKAAGGLIKLMAIAPESEGGLETISTLKDEVLSSIAHTTANYELACRAIAAGATHITHLYNAMPPLAHRDPGPIGAGADAPWCEAEIICDNIHIHPSAVRAAFRMYGPERMILISDSMMAVGLENGDYELGGQKVIVKDRKATLESGTIAGSATNLFDCMKIAHKIMRLPLSTVVRAASYNPARSIGVLDKYGSIENGKVASMLLIDKDVNLKAVILRGKVIVNNL; translated from the coding sequence ATGAAAATAATAAACGCTAATGTCTTTAATAGCGACTTTAGATTTGAGCAAAAGGATGTATGTATAGAAAACGGCCTGTTCGCTCAGAGCACATCAGACAATGAAGTGATTGATGCCAAGGATCTCTATGCCATTCCTTCACTTGTTGATATTCACTTCCATGGCTCTATGGGTTATGACTTTATGGATGGCACACCAGAGGCTGTTGGCACTATTGCCAGATATCAGGCTTCAATTGGTGTAGGCGCCATCTGCCCTGCCACCATGACCATGTCTGAAGAGGACATTTTAAAGGCCTGCGAGAACGGCAAAAACTTTAAGGCTCAGGATGATATGGCTGAGCTTGTGGGCATTAATATGGAAGGCCCTTTTGTGTCACATCAGAAAGTTGGCGCCCAGAACCCTGCCTTTGTGCAAAAGCCTTCAGCCGAGCTCTTTAGAAAGGCTCAGAAGGCAGCTGGCGGTTTAATCAAACTTATGGCTATTGCTCCTGAATCAGAGGGCGGACTTGAGACCATCAGCACTCTTAAGGATGAGGTTTTATCATCAATTGCCCATACCACAGCCAATTATGAGCTAGCCTGCAGAGCTATTGCCGCAGGTGCTACCCACATCACCCACCTGTATAATGCCATGCCACCTCTGGCCCACCGCGATCCAGGTCCAATCGGCGCCGGTGCTGATGCTCCTTGGTGTGAGGCTGAGATTATCTGTGACAATATTCATATTCACCCAAGTGCTGTCAGAGCTGCCTTTAGAATGTACGGCCCTGAGAGAATGATTTTAATTTCAGACTCTATGATGGCTGTAGGTCTTGAAAACGGCGACTATGAATTAGGTGGTCAGAAGGTTATTGTTAAGGACAGAAAGGCAACTCTTGAGTCAGGCACTATTGCAGGATCTGCCACCAACCTCTTTGACTGCATGAAGATTGCCCATAAGATCATGCGTCTGCCATTATCTACTGTAGTGCGTGCAGCTTCATACAACCCAGCCCGCTCTATTGGAGTTTTAGATAAATATGGCTCAATTGAAAACGGCAAAGTGGCAAGCATGCTGCTTATAGACAAGGATGTAAATCTAAAGGCCGTCATCTTACGCGGCAAGGTTATTGTAAATAATTTATAG
- the metG gene encoding methionine--tRNA ligase, producing the protein MLVTSALPYANGPIHLGHMLEHIQSDIFVRYQRAVGHTVHYVCADDCHGTPVMIKASQMGITPEQLIEQIGIEHKADMDGFLINYDNYYKTHSPENKEFSQQIYKKLEEKGYIVTKTISQLYDPQKGMFLPDRFVKGTCPKCGAADQYGDNCEVCSATYAPTDLKDPYSTVSGATPVLKESLHYFFDLPKFNDFLHDYVKNSGALPVEMANKLEEWFSQGLKQWDISRDAPYFGFEIPGVKDKFFYVWLDAPIGYMASFKNYCDKANINFDEYFSLDSDKEMYHFIGKDILYFHSLFWPATLHGADLRLPTGIFVHGYVTVNGAKMSKSKGTFIKASTYLKHLKPECLRYYFASKMNNSTVDLDLSLDDFIAKVNSDIVGKVVNLASRTAGFITKRFDGVLASECYDKELKSKLASIKEEVKKGYDSRNYADAIRAIMSLADEANRFIDREAPWVIAKDESQNEKLHQVCTDGLNYFKALITYLSPVLPNVAADARAFLNNDLSFDCADEPLLNCSINKFKPLFTRIEKASIDAMVEEEKEALAKAAKAEPAKKEAKSDSAYEPLESEISIDDFAKIDLRVATILKAEQVEGAKKLLRLELDLGFETRQVFAGIKAAYENAEELVGRQVIVVANLKARQMKFGLSQGMVMAAGPGGTEVFLLGVDSGAKNGDRVH; encoded by the coding sequence ATGTTGGTTACATCTGCTCTACCTTATGCCAATGGTCCTATTCATCTTGGCCATATGCTTGAGCATATACAGTCAGATATTTTCGTAAGATATCAAAGAGCTGTTGGACATACAGTACATTATGTATGTGCCGATGACTGCCATGGAACTCCTGTCATGATCAAGGCCTCACAGATGGGTATTACTCCAGAGCAGCTTATCGAGCAGATTGGCATTGAGCACAAGGCCGATATGGATGGTTTTTTAATCAATTATGACAATTATTATAAAACCCACTCCCCTGAAAATAAGGAATTCTCCCAGCAAATCTATAAAAAGCTTGAGGAGAAGGGCTATATTGTCACCAAGACCATATCTCAGCTTTACGATCCACAAAAAGGCATGTTTCTGCCAGACAGATTTGTAAAGGGTACCTGCCCTAAATGCGGTGCTGCCGATCAGTATGGCGACAACTGTGAGGTCTGCTCTGCCACCTATGCTCCAACCGATTTAAAGGATCCATACTCAACGGTATCAGGCGCCACTCCTGTTTTAAAAGAGTCTCTGCACTATTTCTTTGATCTGCCAAAATTCAATGACTTTTTACATGACTATGTAAAAAATTCAGGAGCTCTGCCTGTGGAGATGGCCAACAAGCTTGAAGAGTGGTTCTCACAGGGCCTCAAGCAGTGGGATATCTCACGTGATGCTCCATATTTTGGCTTTGAGATCCCTGGTGTTAAAGACAAGTTCTTCTATGTATGGCTTGATGCCCCTATTGGCTACATGGCCTCATTTAAAAACTACTGTGATAAAGCCAACATCAACTTTGATGAGTATTTCTCATTAGACTCTGATAAAGAGATGTACCACTTTATTGGCAAGGATATTTTATACTTCCACTCCCTGTTCTGGCCTGCCACACTGCATGGTGCTGATTTACGTCTGCCTACAGGTATTTTTGTACATGGCTATGTCACAGTCAACGGTGCCAAGATGTCAAAATCAAAAGGCACCTTTATCAAGGCCTCAACCTATTTAAAACACTTAAAGCCAGAATGTCTGCGCTATTACTTTGCCTCCAAGATGAACAACAGCACTGTCGATCTGGATTTAAGCCTTGATGATTTTATTGCCAAAGTCAACTCAGATATTGTAGGCAAGGTAGTAAATTTAGCCTCAAGAACTGCAGGCTTTATCACCAAGCGCTTTGATGGCGTTTTAGCCTCTGAGTGTTATGACAAGGAGCTTAAATCAAAGCTTGCCTCTATCAAAGAGGAAGTTAAGAAGGGCTATGACAGTCGCAATTATGCCGATGCCATACGTGCCATTATGTCTCTTGCCGATGAGGCCAACCGCTTTATTGACAGAGAAGCTCCATGGGTTATAGCCAAAGATGAGAGCCAAAATGAAAAGCTACATCAGGTATGTACCGATGGTCTTAACTACTTTAAGGCTTTAATTACCTATCTCTCCCCTGTTCTGCCTAATGTGGCAGCTGATGCCAGAGCCTTTTTAAATAATGATCTGAGTTTTGATTGTGCCGATGAGCCGCTTTTAAACTGCAGCATCAATAAGTTCAAGCCACTATTTACCAGAATAGAAAAGGCCAGCATTGATGCCATGGTTGAAGAGGAAAAAGAGGCTTTAGCCAAGGCAGCCAAAGCAGAGCCTGCCAAGAAAGAGGCTAAATCAGATAGCGCTTATGAACCTTTAGAGAGTGAAATCAGTATTGATGATTTTGCCAAGATTGATCTGCGTGTAGCCACTATTCTTAAGGCCGAGCAGGTTGAAGGAGCTAAAAAACTGCTACGTTTAGAGCTAGATCTTGGTTTTGAGACAAGACAGGTTTTTGCCGGCATCAAGGCTGCCTATGAAAATGCAGAGGAGCTTGTAGGCCGTCAGGTTATAGTTGTTGCCAATCTTAAGGCCCGCCAGATGAAATTTGGTCTGTCTCAGGGCATGGTAATGGCTGCAGGTCCTGGTGGCACTGAGGTCTTCCTGCTTGGTGTTGACAGTGGCGCTAAAAATGGCGACAGAGTGCACTAA
- the nagE gene encoding N-acetylglucosamine-specific PTS transporter subunit IIBC, with protein sequence MQYFQRLGKSLMLPVACLPVAGILMGLGYLLAPTTMQGGEASGPMLVLGTFLVKAGAAIIDNMSVLFAVGVAVGMAKEREGTPALAGIVAWFVFQTLLSPGFVSVLVGGEADPAFNKISNQFIGILSGVIGATCYNRFSTTKLPDFLAFFSGKRSVAIVTALISIVVAAILFFVWPLLYNGLVLLGESILSLGAVGAGIYAFLNRLLIPIGMHHALNAVFWFDVAGISDLTKFWASTGEFGVTGMYMTGFFPVMMFGLPAAALAMYHCAKPGRKKVVFGLLASAAFCSFFTGVTEPLEFAFMFLAPGLYVLYAVMTGITAAITVMLPIRAGFSFSAGFLDLFFSSSLPLAQNPWFIIPLGLVVGVIFYIVFRIVIIKFDLKTPGREDEDLAEAAEGAAGGAETYVKYAQTVLEGLGGKDNVLSCDNCITRIRLEVKDPSLVDDAKIKTSGAVGVIKPSKNAVQVIVGTQVQFVTDELKKLL encoded by the coding sequence ATGCAATATTTTCAGCGATTAGGTAAATCCCTCATGCTACCTGTTGCATGTTTACCTGTTGCAGGTATCTTAATGGGTCTTGGCTATTTATTAGCCCCTACCACAATGCAAGGCGGTGAAGCCTCCGGTCCTATGCTTGTACTAGGTACATTCCTGGTTAAAGCCGGTGCAGCCATTATTGACAACATGTCAGTACTGTTTGCAGTAGGTGTTGCCGTTGGTATGGCCAAAGAGCGCGAGGGCACTCCAGCTCTTGCCGGTATCGTAGCATGGTTCGTATTCCAGACCCTGCTCTCTCCAGGCTTCGTTTCTGTTTTAGTTGGTGGTGAGGCTGATCCTGCATTCAACAAGATCTCCAATCAGTTTATCGGTATTCTTTCCGGTGTCATTGGTGCTACCTGCTATAACCGTTTCTCAACCACCAAGCTTCCAGACTTCCTGGCCTTCTTCTCAGGCAAGAGATCTGTAGCTATTGTAACTGCCTTAATTTCTATCGTAGTTGCAGCTATCCTGTTCTTCGTATGGCCTCTGCTTTACAACGGACTGGTATTACTTGGCGAGTCAATTCTGTCATTAGGTGCAGTCGGTGCCGGTATCTACGCCTTCTTAAACCGTCTGTTAATCCCTATTGGCATGCACCACGCATTAAATGCTGTATTCTGGTTCGACGTAGCCGGTATTTCTGACCTGACCAAGTTCTGGGCCAGCACCGGTGAGTTCGGTGTAACCGGTATGTACATGACTGGCTTCTTCCCAGTTATGATGTTCGGTCTGCCAGCTGCAGCTCTTGCTATGTACCACTGTGCAAAACCAGGTCGTAAGAAGGTTGTATTCGGTCTTCTGGCCTCAGCTGCATTCTGTTCATTCTTTACAGGTGTTACAGAGCCATTAGAGTTCGCCTTCATGTTCCTGGCTCCAGGTCTTTATGTACTCTATGCTGTAATGACAGGTATTACCGCAGCTATCACTGTTATGCTGCCAATCCGTGCCGGCTTCTCATTCTCAGCAGGCTTCCTCGATCTGTTCTTCTCATCATCACTGCCACTGGCTCAGAACCCATGGTTCATCATTCCATTAGGTCTGGTTGTTGGCGTTATCTTCTACATTGTATTCCGCATCGTTATCATCAAGTTCGACCTGAAGACCCCAGGTCGTGAGGATGAGGATCTTGCAGAGGCAGCAGAAGGCGCAGCCGGCGGTGCTGAGACATATGTAAAATATGCTCAGACAGTTTTAGAGGGTTTAGGCGGCAAGGATAACGTCCTGTCATGCGACAACTGCATTACCCGTATCCGTCTTGAAGTTAAGGATCCATCACTTGTTGATGATGCCAAGATCAAGACCTCAGGTGCTGTAGGTGTAATCAAGCCATCTAAAAATGCCGTACAGGTTATCGTAGGTACTCAGGTACAATTCGTAACCGACGAGCTCAAGAAATTACTTTAA
- the rnt gene encoding ribonuclease T, which produces MSDNKENIITIKDRFRGFYPVVVDVETAGFNPSLDALIEVSMMTVVMDEHGFLSPGEIMSANIRPFEGANIEQANIDFLGIDPFDEARNLKTERDALLPMFKTISKVVKANACSRAILVGHNASFDLSFIKAASDRLNYKRNPFHPFSVLDTASLSALVYGQTVLSRACFAANINFDGDMAHGSAYDTQKECELFCALVNRFTTFAGIPAPVVDAPTPAQLHAKKHLV; this is translated from the coding sequence ATGAGCGACAATAAAGAAAACATAATCACAATAAAAGACAGATTCAGAGGTTTTTACCCTGTTGTTGTTGATGTTGAGACAGCAGGATTCAATCCAAGCCTTGATGCCCTGATTGAGGTATCCATGATGACTGTAGTTATGGATGAGCATGGATTTTTGTCTCCAGGTGAGATTATGAGTGCCAATATAAGACCTTTTGAGGGTGCCAATATCGAACAAGCCAATATTGATTTTTTAGGTATTGATCCATTTGATGAGGCCCGTAATCTTAAAACGGAACGTGATGCCCTGTTACCTATGTTCAAGACCATTTCCAAAGTGGTCAAGGCCAATGCATGCAGTCGCGCTATTCTTGTAGGTCACAATGCAAGCTTTGATCTGTCTTTTATCAAGGCAGCCAGCGACAGATTAAACTACAAGCGCAACCCTTTTCATCCTTTTTCTGTATTAGATACAGCCTCTCTGTCTGCTTTAGTCTATGGACAGACTGTATTATCACGAGCATGTTTTGCTGCTAATATTAATTTTGATGGTGACATGGCTCATGGCTCTGCCTATGATACACAAAAAGAGTGTGAGCTTTTCTGCGCCTTAGTCAATCGCTTTACTACCTTTGCAGGTATTCCTGCACCTGTTGTTGACGCACCTACCCCGGCTCAGCTGCACGCTAAAAAACACTTAGTGTAA
- the ltrA gene encoding group II intron reverse transcriptase/maturase: MSNISQIEPITLERVLDYTNLKRALHSVLRNKGSAGVDRMRTDELCEYLQSHPGEITEVIRNGKYRPQPILRVYIPKDNGEKRPLGIPTVRDRFVQQAIAQVLSEEYEKVFSDNSFGFRPGRGCKDAIAKASEYVNQGLEWVIDLDLSKFFDTVNHSKLLQVLSNNIKDGRVISLIHRFMRAPISENGKVGHKTTKGTPQGAVCSPVLANILLNELDQLLDARDRKFVRYADDMCIFCSSRKSAERVSEWVTRYIEDKLFLKVNREKTKIVHVGKDMQFLGFAFLSARCVSKTRKQAKPKDQYFTTVHDKKRKKLKEKVKLILDRRCKGGIAVVKAKLKYLLRGWVNYFGEAIPTSWARKIDAWIRRRVRQLLWKQWKTPQNRYRQFKLRWSKAPAIGDGTMAYSSNSYWKISKNQGIHRALNNQILINEGWTTITAELETLHSRISSAC, encoded by the coding sequence ATGAGTAATATATCGCAAATTGAACCTATAACCTTAGAGAGAGTGCTCGACTACACTAACCTTAAAAGAGCTCTGCACAGTGTGCTGAGAAACAAAGGCAGTGCGGGTGTCGATAGAATGCGCACAGATGAACTCTGTGAGTATTTACAATCACACCCAGGTGAAATCACTGAGGTGATTAGGAACGGCAAATACAGACCACAACCAATTCTGAGAGTCTACATTCCAAAAGATAATGGAGAGAAGCGACCCTTGGGAATACCAACAGTACGAGATCGCTTTGTACAGCAGGCTATAGCGCAAGTACTAAGCGAGGAGTATGAAAAGGTATTCTCAGACAATAGCTTCGGATTCCGCCCGGGCAGAGGTTGCAAAGACGCGATTGCGAAAGCAAGCGAGTATGTAAACCAAGGTCTAGAATGGGTAATCGATTTGGATCTAAGCAAATTCTTTGATACTGTGAACCACAGCAAGCTTCTCCAAGTCTTAAGCAATAATATCAAGGACGGAAGAGTCATATCGCTGATACATAGGTTCATGAGAGCCCCAATCAGTGAAAACGGCAAAGTTGGTCATAAGACCACAAAGGGCACCCCTCAGGGGGCTGTGTGTAGTCCGGTACTTGCAAACATACTCCTCAACGAACTCGATCAACTGTTGGACGCCAGAGACAGGAAATTTGTCAGATACGCCGACGACATGTGCATATTCTGCAGTAGCAGGAAAAGTGCAGAGAGAGTTTCAGAGTGGGTAACACGGTATATAGAGGACAAGCTATTCCTCAAGGTGAACAGAGAGAAAACCAAAATAGTGCATGTCGGCAAGGATATGCAATTCCTAGGTTTTGCATTTCTAAGCGCTAGATGTGTCTCAAAGACAAGAAAGCAGGCAAAGCCAAAGGATCAATATTTCACAACTGTGCACGACAAAAAGAGGAAGAAACTCAAGGAAAAGGTAAAGCTCATACTAGATAGAAGGTGTAAAGGCGGCATTGCTGTCGTCAAAGCTAAGCTGAAGTATCTACTCAGAGGGTGGGTAAACTACTTTGGTGAAGCCATACCAACATCATGGGCAAGGAAAATCGATGCTTGGATCAGAAGACGCGTCAGGCAACTCCTATGGAAACAATGGAAGACCCCACAAAACCGCTACAGACAGTTCAAGCTGAGATGGTCAAAAGCCCCCGCCATCGGAGATGGCACTATGGCATACAGCTCAAACAGTTATTGGAAAATATCGAAAAACCAAGGGATCCACAGAGCACTTAACAATCAGATACTGATAAACGAGGGCTGGACAACTATAACCGCGGAGCTAGAGACCCTGCATTCAAGGATCTCTAGCGCTTGTTAG
- a CDS encoding DMT family transporter, producing MFQLRQSFLLFLTASIWGSGFVAQSVGMDHVTPFTFTFFRTLIGALFLLPFIALIKALYKNKVKEKSYTTKDLLIGSASCGLFLIMGESFQQYGLVTTDAGKTGFITSMYIIFVPLISITVGKKINRFIWIGVILAVIGMYLLCIKQDFTIERGDLLILCCAVAFAFHIMVIDHFVKTIDGVMLACGQFFMASFMGLILMLIFDFNTLSYDSLMAAAPAMLYAGIMSNGIAYTLQVVGQRGINPAVATLILSLESVMAVIFGITFLNESLDTRELIGCVLMFLAVIIAQYPFKK from the coding sequence ATGTTTCAGTTGCGTCAATCTTTTCTGCTGTTTCTTACAGCATCCATATGGGGCTCTGGCTTTGTGGCTCAGTCTGTGGGCATGGATCATGTCACCCCATTTACTTTTACCTTTTTCAGAACATTAATAGGAGCATTATTTTTACTGCCTTTTATTGCTCTTATCAAAGCTTTATATAAAAACAAGGTTAAAGAGAAAAGCTATACTACAAAGGATCTGCTCATAGGTTCTGCCAGCTGCGGTCTGTTTTTAATCATGGGCGAGTCTTTTCAGCAATATGGCCTTGTAACCACAGATGCAGGTAAAACAGGCTTTATTACCTCCATGTACATTATCTTTGTGCCGCTTATTTCCATTACTGTAGGTAAAAAAATCAACCGTTTTATCTGGATTGGTGTGATTTTAGCTGTCATAGGCATGTATCTTTTGTGCATCAAACAGGACTTTACCATAGAGCGCGGCGATCTGTTAATTCTCTGCTGTGCTGTGGCTTTTGCCTTTCACATCATGGTTATTGATCATTTTGTAAAAACCATAGATGGTGTAATGCTGGCCTGTGGACAGTTCTTTATGGCATCTTTTATGGGTCTTATCCTGATGCTTATCTTTGACTTTAACACTCTAAGCTATGACTCACTTATGGCGGCAGCTCCTGCCATGCTTTATGCCGGTATCATGTCAAACGGTATTGCCTATACTCTGCAGGTGGTAGGACAGCGTGGCATCAATCCTGCCGTTGCCACACTTATTTTATCTCTAGAGTCGGTAATGGCTGTAATCTTTGGTATTACCTTTTTAAATGAGAGTCTGGATACACGTGAGCTTATTGGCTGTGTGCTTATGTTTTTGGCTGTGATTATTGCCCAGTATCCATTTAAAAAATAA
- a CDS encoding methyl-accepting chemotaxis protein, protein MSFLNKLKISLKLSFGFGFVLFLTVLIALITIHSLRSSISVADLVHNLVDNSYARINASTTQSAEMNSSMSFYLSPGNQTETAKSKVESNLAAALKLAENLDIPQYQSQVDKIIALTKNFSDNYYKAVVPLIKAGKSFDALAFYLDQMQPVAYEIAHIQAAVGKEVISDISEEVDVLRDTTGLIVVIACTIFAVILGALTAFMISRYITKCLRHLCLIADSISKNDLTVDIPVYTYDEFGELAMMMRTMRNNLSESVALVINVSDQLSSQITNMNHSSQDVEDAAKTAESQTVTVAAAADEMVSTTADIARNCESAAAVSDDSKHITLMGMDVVRATVDQIRDQSERTNQDALKIQALADQTQKIGFIVGTIDEIAAQTNLLALNAAIEAARAGEAGRGFAVVADEVRALASRTTKSTQEISSMVSQIQNDANVATQSMASSVSNMNTVAEKAGELETSLNSVLDKVNAVNTQITQIATAAEEQTTATSEISTNMQGITTATQIVFDKSQNAIETSEKSVISIKDLVHNLSKFKLRDPNAYNS, encoded by the coding sequence ATGAGCTTTCTAAATAAATTGAAGATAAGCCTAAAACTGAGCTTTGGTTTTGGATTTGTTCTTTTTCTTACAGTTCTTATTGCTCTTATAACTATCCATTCACTGCGTTCTAGTATATCAGTTGCCGATCTGGTACATAATCTTGTAGACAACAGTTATGCCAGAATCAATGCATCAACCACACAGTCAGCAGAAATGAACAGTTCAATGTCTTTCTACTTAAGTCCAGGCAATCAGACAGAAACAGCCAAGTCCAAAGTAGAGAGCAATCTTGCAGCTGCCTTAAAGCTTGCAGAAAACCTTGATATTCCTCAGTATCAGTCTCAAGTTGACAAGATTATTGCTTTAACCAAGAATTTTTCAGATAACTACTACAAGGCTGTTGTACCTCTGATTAAAGCAGGCAAATCCTTTGATGCACTTGCCTTTTATTTAGATCAGATGCAGCCTGTTGCCTATGAGATTGCCCATATTCAGGCCGCTGTAGGTAAAGAGGTTATCTCTGATATCTCAGAAGAGGTTGACGTTCTGCGCGATACCACAGGTCTTATTGTGGTTATTGCCTGCACCATCTTTGCTGTAATCCTTGGTGCACTGACAGCATTTATGATCTCACGCTATATAACAAAATGTCTGCGTCATCTGTGCCTGATTGCCGACAGCATCTCCAAAAACGATCTTACTGTAGATATTCCTGTCTATACTTACGATGAGTTTGGCGAGCTTGCCATGATGATGCGCACCATGCGCAACAATCTAAGTGAGTCTGTGGCTCTGGTTATAAATGTATCAGACCAGCTAAGCTCTCAGATTACCAATATGAATCACTCATCACAGGATGTGGAGGATGCAGCCAAGACTGCCGAGTCACAGACTGTTACAGTGGCCGCAGCAGCAGATGAGATGGTATCAACCACAGCAGATATTGCAAGAAACTGCGAGAGTGCAGCTGCTGTATCTGATGACTCAAAACACATCACACTTATGGGTATGGATGTAGTACGTGCCACTGTTGATCAGATTAGAGATCAGTCAGAGCGCACCAATCAGGATGCTCTCAAGATTCAGGCTCTTGCCGATCAGACCCAGAAGATTGGCTTTATTGTTGGCACCATTGATGAAATTGCAGCACAGACTAACTTATTAGCTCTCAATGCTGCTATCGAGGCTGCCCGTGCCGGTGAGGCAGGACGTGGCTTTGCCGTGGTTGCCGATGAGGTTCGTGCTTTAGCTTCACGAACCACCAAGTCAACACAGGAAATCTCCTCCATGGTGTCACAGATTCAAAATGACGCCAATGTGGCCACACAGTCTATGGCATCATCTGTAAGCAATATGAATACAGTGGCTGAAAAGGCTGGTGAGCTTGAGACTTCATTAAACTCTGTGCTTGATAAGGTCAATGCTGTAAATACACAGATTACTCAGATTGCAACTGCAGCTGAGGAGCAGACTACAGCCACCTCTGAGATTTCAACCAATATGCAGGGTATTACCACTGCAACTCAGATTGTATTTGACAAGTCACAAAATGCCATTGAGACCTCTGAAAAATCAGTTATCTCAATTAAAGATCTTGTACACAATCTGTCTAAGTTCAAACTGCGCGATCCAAACGCATACAATTCTTAA
- a CDS encoding carbohydrate-binding family 9-like protein yields the protein MDTDTRHNNLLTVIPYLDADKVQDIYKTTVPVDNKQWTDVADNPLPPTKALLYADIEGLHVKFKVLEQNPRATYKNHMDRVCEDSAVELFLAFPVEPTQDRFKPHLDINIYMNIEINANGACYAKYGRHRKNRTALSDSELASLNIKSSIEESMWTVEFTVPRDLVSGICSFDPFDADSMFAFNIYKISESKDIEHYASFSKVDSETPNFHLPESFALACIKNY from the coding sequence ATGGATACCGATACTAGACACAATAACTTATTAACAGTTATCCCTTATCTTGATGCTGACAAGGTTCAGGATATATACAAGACAACAGTACCCGTAGACAATAAGCAGTGGACTGATGTTGCAGATAATCCCCTCCCTCCTACCAAGGCCTTGCTTTATGCTGACATTGAAGGTTTACATGTCAAATTTAAGGTTTTAGAACAAAATCCACGCGCCACCTATAAAAACCACATGGACAGAGTCTGTGAAGACAGTGCTGTTGAGCTGTTTCTAGCCTTCCCTGTCGAGCCTACACAGGATCGTTTTAAGCCTCATCTTGATATCAATATTTATATGAATATTGAGATTAATGCCAATGGCGCCTGCTATGCCAAATACGGCAGGCACAGAAAGAACAGAACTGCGCTCAGTGACAGCGAGCTTGCATCTTTAAATATTAAAAGTAGTATTGAAGAGAGTATGTGGACTGTTGAGTTTACTGTACCGCGCGATCTTGTAAGCGGTATATGCTCATTTGATCCATTTGATGCCGACTCAATGTTTGCCTTTAATATTTATAAGATCTCAGAGTCAAAAGATATAGAACATTATGCATCATTTAGCAAAGTTGACAGTGAAACACCAAACTTCCATCTGCCAGAGAGCTTTGCACTAGCTTGTATTAAAAATTACTAA
- a CDS encoding superoxide dismutase, whose protein sequence is MSFAITPLKFEKTAVPFLSENTFNFHHGKHFQTYIDTANKLVAGTDYEGKTLEEIITTASGPLFNNAAQAWNHAFYFNCIGTAKKEVPAKLLELINANFDSFESFAEKFIASATTNFGSGWTWLVQTGPNLLKIVNTSNAGNPMVDGFTPLLTVDVWEHAYYLDYQNRRADYLKDFVEYIDWEFVASNLK, encoded by the coding sequence ATGTCATTTGCAATCACCCCTTTAAAGTTTGAGAAAACCGCTGTTCCATTCTTATCAGAGAACACCTTCAACTTCCACCACGGTAAGCACTTCCAGACCTATATAGATACAGCTAACAAGCTCGTTGCCGGTACTGACTATGAAGGCAAAACTTTAGAGGAGATCATTACTACTGCTTCAGGTCCACTGTTCAACAACGCAGCTCAGGCATGGAACCACGCTTTCTACTTCAACTGCATTGGCACCGCTAAAAAAGAAGTACCTGCCAAGCTGTTAGAACTCATCAATGCCAACTTTGATTCATTTGAGAGCTTTGCCGAGAAATTCATTGCTTCAGCCACCACCAACTTTGGTTCAGGCTGGACATGGCTGGTTCAGACAGGTCCAAACCTCCTGAAGATTGTTAACACTTCAAATGCTGGCAATCCAATGGTTGACGGTTTCACCCCACTTCTGACTGTTGACGTATGGGAGCACGCCTACTACCTCGACTATCAGAACAGAAGAGCCGACTACTTAAAGGACTTTGTTGAGTACATCGACTGGGAATTTGTTGCTTCAAATCTCAAGTAA